From Pseudodesulfovibrio nedwellii:
CCAGCAGTTCTTTCTGGATACCTTCCGGGTTCCCGGCGGACAAATAAATACACATCGCCGAACCGTGTGCCGCCAACTTTCGCAGATCCTCGGATTCCGGCACTGGGGTCTTCCCGGCCAGTCGGGTGAAAATCAAAGTCTGCGTCACTTCCGGCACGGTATACGACTTCATCGCAGCTGCCGCTGCCGCGAATCCAGCGGTCACTCCCGGAACAACGGAATAGCCCACGCCGTCACGATCCAGCAATTCCATCTGCTCTCGAATCGCCCCATACAGGGAAGGATCACCGGTATGCACCCGCGCTACGGAACCACCAGCCCGAACAGTCTCCATCATCAAATCGTGTGTTTCTTCAAGGTTCAAAGGGGCGGAATCTGCGACCTTCGCTCCGACCTTGGCTCCGGCCACGACTTCGGATGGCACCAGTGAGCCAGCATACAATACAAGGTCTGCCTCACAAATAAGTCGCTGTCCCTTAACCGTCAGCAATTCTGGATCGCCCGGACCGGCACCAATAAAATAGACTCTTGTTTCAACCATATATCCTGCCGTCGAATGTTTTTTTGAAGGTTTGTAATGACACTTACACGGTACACACTGGACATATGAAAGCCAAGCCAGAGAAAAGCCACACCATTATAACGTAAACAGTATTGTTTCACCTCTTCATAGTATGCTATTGTTTAAATCCTTCTCACTCGGGGGTTCCCCGAAAACACTAGGAGCACACCATGCTTCCGATGCCGTACGATGAGGTTCACAAAGAAATCCTCAAGCATATCCCCGAAGACCGGGTATACACTGATTCGCTGCGCACCTTGGCCTATGGCACGGACGCGAGCTTTTATCGACTGATCCCCAAAATCGTAGTCGACACTGAAAATGAAGATGAAGTGGTGCATGTTCTCAAGGCGACCAGACGACACAAGGTTGCCGTGACATTCCGTGCAGCCGGGACATCACTGTCAGGACAGGCCATCAGTGATTCCGTCCTCATCCGACTGGGCGAAGGCTGGCGCGACTACGAGATTCTCGACAAGGCCAAAAAAATAGCACTGGAACCGGGAATTATCGGAAGTTACGCCAACCAGATTCTTGCGCCGCACGGCAAGAAAATCGGCCCTGACCCGGCCAGTATCGACACCTGTAAGATTGGTGGTATTGTGGCCAACAATGCCTCGGGCATGTGTTGCGGTGTTGCCGAGAACTCATACAAAACGCTGGACTCAATGCGTATCGTGCTGGCCGACGGTACCATTCTCGACACGGGGAACGAGGTCAGCAAAAAAACTTTTACAAAAAGTCACGGCCAAATTCTCAAAGATATTTCTCACCTCCGTAAAAAGGTACTGGCCGACAAGAAACTGACCGCCCGTATCAAGCGCAAATTCAAAATCAAGAACACCACGGGCTACAGCCTAAACGCCATCGTGGATTTCGAAGACCCGTTCGAAATTCTCCAGCACTTACTGGTCGGTTCCGAAGGCACGCTCGCCTTCATTTCCAAGGTCGTCTACCGGACAGTTGTAGAACACCCGCACAAGGCATCCGCACTCATGCGGTTCCCGGATATCCGATCGGCCTGTGAAGCGGCTACCATCTGCCGCACGCAAAAAGTTTCTGCTGCCGAACTCATGGACCGAGCTGCTCTGGCCTCGGTACAAGACAAGCCCGGTATGCCCGAAGGTTTGACCGAACTCGGCCCGAAAGCCAGTGCATTGCTGGTGGAAGTGCGTGGTCGCACCGAAAAAATCCTCCAAGACAAGATATCCAAGGTGCTTGAAGCAATCAGCGAACTCCCCAAGGTCACACCTCACGAGTTCACTTCGATCCCGGCGGAGTTCAATTCCCTGTGGAATGTCAGGCGTGGTCTATTCCCTGCTGTAGGCGCAGTACGCGATGCCGGGACCACGGTCATTATCGAAGATGTAGCCTTCCCCATCAAAGATCTGGCCCAAGCCACGCTTGATTTACAAAAACTCTTCAAGAAAAACGGTTATGACAAGGCGATCATTTTCGGCCACGCACTGGAAGGGAACCTGCATTTCGTGTTCACACAGGACTTCAACGTCCAGGCAGAAATAGACAGATACGCAGCTTTCATGGACGACGTAACGCACATGGTTGCCGAGGACTACAAAGGCTCGCTCAAGGCCGAACACGGGACCGGCAGAAACATGGCGCATTTCGTTGAACTGGAATGGGGCCGTGAAGCATACGAGCTCATGGAAGAAATCAAGCATATTTTCGATCCTGAAGGGCTGCTCAACCCCGGTGTTATCCTCAACGAAGACCCCGAGGCACACCTCAAGAATCTCAAGCCTCTGCCCGTGGCCAACGACATCATCGACAAATGTATCGAATGTGGTTTCTGTGAACCGATCTGTCCTTCACGCGAACTGACGCTGACGCCACGCCAACGCATCGTGGCCTACCGCGAGATGTCACGCGGTGCACTGGAAGGCGATTCACCAGAAGCCATGGCCGCCTTCAAAAAAAGTTTCGACTATGACGGCGAAGCCACCTGTGCCGCAGATGGTCTGTGTGCAATGCGATGCCCTGTCGCCATCAATACCGGCGAATTCATCAAGGTCTACCGATCATGGGCGCGTGGCACCTGGGAAAAGAAAATAGCTTCGGTCATAGCGAACTCATTTTCCTTCACCACAAAATTCATCCATGCCGACCTCGCCGTAGCAGGTGCAACCCACGATATTCTTGGGGACAAGGTCATGACATCCGTCACCAAAGGATTGCACAAATATTCCGGCAAGCGCATCCCGCAATGGAACGTATCCATGCCCCGCCCCGCCACCAAGCCGACCATGACCGAAACACCTCCCAGCGCGGACAAGGTCGTCTATTTCCCCAGTTGTGTGGCCCGTCATATGGGGCCGGAAAAGAAAGACCCCGACAAGTCCGCATTGCGCGATCATACCTTGAGTGTGCTCGCCAAGGCCGGCTTCGAAGTTATTCAC
This genomic window contains:
- the cobM gene encoding precorrin-4 C(11)-methyltransferase, with amino-acid sequence MVETRVYFIGAGPGDPELLTVKGQRLICEADLVLYAGSLVPSEVVAGAKVGAKVADSAPLNLEETHDLMMETVRAGGSVARVHTGDPSLYGAIREQMELLDRDGVGYSVVPGVTAGFAAAAAAMKSYTVPEVTQTLIFTRLAGKTPVPESEDLRKLAAHGSAMCIYLSAGNPEGIQKELLAGGLGESTLVVMAYRVGWPEERVVETELGQLAHTARTNDFVRQTVFLILPGQGVKDAGTAKSLLYDENFKHMYRK
- a CDS encoding FAD-binding and (Fe-S)-binding domain-containing protein, which translates into the protein MLPMPYDEVHKEILKHIPEDRVYTDSLRTLAYGTDASFYRLIPKIVVDTENEDEVVHVLKATRRHKVAVTFRAAGTSLSGQAISDSVLIRLGEGWRDYEILDKAKKIALEPGIIGSYANQILAPHGKKIGPDPASIDTCKIGGIVANNASGMCCGVAENSYKTLDSMRIVLADGTILDTGNEVSKKTFTKSHGQILKDISHLRKKVLADKKLTARIKRKFKIKNTTGYSLNAIVDFEDPFEILQHLLVGSEGTLAFISKVVYRTVVEHPHKASALMRFPDIRSACEAATICRTQKVSAAELMDRAALASVQDKPGMPEGLTELGPKASALLVEVRGRTEKILQDKISKVLEAISELPKVTPHEFTSIPAEFNSLWNVRRGLFPAVGAVRDAGTTVIIEDVAFPIKDLAQATLDLQKLFKKNGYDKAIIFGHALEGNLHFVFTQDFNVQAEIDRYAAFMDDVTHMVAEDYKGSLKAEHGTGRNMAHFVELEWGREAYELMEEIKHIFDPEGLLNPGVILNEDPEAHLKNLKPLPVANDIIDKCIECGFCEPICPSRELTLTPRQRIVAYREMSRGALEGDSPEAMAAFKKSFDYDGEATCAADGLCAMRCPVAINTGEFIKVYRSWARGTWEKKIASVIANSFSFTTKFIHADLAVAGATHDILGDKVMTSVTKGLHKYSGKRIPQWNVSMPRPATKPTMTETPPSADKVVYFPSCVARHMGPEKKDPDKSALRDHTLSVLAKAGFEVIHPENMNALCCGQPWESKGFIEQADNKLAELEQALRDASKNGKYPILCDTSPCLYRMQEHIKGLKLFEPVEFTLTHLMDRLDLTPVSKRVALHVTCSTRKMGLAEKMEDLTKLCAREVVVPEGVFCCGFAGDRGFNYPELNEAALKELPNQLDGCTIGYSTSRTCEIGLSEKGGIPYKNFMFLLDEASWPKSTK